In Solanum stenotomum isolate F172 chromosome 6, ASM1918654v1, whole genome shotgun sequence, one DNA window encodes the following:
- the LOC125868254 gene encoding sphinganine C4-monooxygenase 1 isoform X1, protein MEQVTGDDGESGGDQHASIFVLGRQLFVAMLMLDTWQYFMHRYMHQNKFLYKHIHAQHHRLIVPYAFGALYNHPLEGLILDTIGGALAFLVSGMSPRTSIFFFSFATIKTVDDHCGLWLPGNLLHIFFKNNSAYHDIHHQLYGIKYNYSQPFFVTWDRILGTYMPYELERRPEGGFEAKPVKDCKEH, encoded by the coding sequence GTCACAGGAGATGATGGTGAATCTGGTGGGGATCAACACGCTTCAATCTTTGTTCTTGGCAGACAATTATTTGTTGCCATGTTGATGTTAGATACTtggcaatattttatgcatcGGTACATGCACCAAAACAAGTTCTTGTACAAACATATCCATGCTCAACATCACCGGCTAATTGTTCCATATGCATTTGGAGCTTTGTACAACCACCCTTTGGAGGGTCTGATTCTTGACACAATCGGCGGGGCTCTAGCTTTTCTTGTCTCTGGCATGTCACCACGTACCTCCatcttctttttctcatttGCTACGATCAAGACGGTTGATGATCATTGCGGACTATGGTTGCCCGGAAATCTCTTACATATCTTCTTTAAAAACAACTCCGCTTACCATGATATCCATCACCAGCTTTATGGGATCAAGTATAATTATTCACAGCCTTTCTTTGTGACGTGGGATAGGATACTTGGTACTTACATGCCATATGAACTTGAGAGGAGACCGGAAGGAGGTTTTGAAGCCAAGCCTGTTAAAGATTGCAAGGAACATTGA
- the LOC125868254 gene encoding sphinganine C4-monooxygenase 1 isoform X2, with product MLMLDTWQYFMHRYMHQNKFLYKHIHAQHHRLIVPYAFGALYNHPLEGLILDTIGGALAFLVSGMSPRTSIFFFSFATIKTVDDHCGLWLPGNLLHIFFKNNSAYHDIHHQLYGIKYNYSQPFFVTWDRILGTYMPYELERRPEGGFEAKPVKDCKEH from the coding sequence ATGTTGATGTTAGATACTtggcaatattttatgcatcGGTACATGCACCAAAACAAGTTCTTGTACAAACATATCCATGCTCAACATCACCGGCTAATTGTTCCATATGCATTTGGAGCTTTGTACAACCACCCTTTGGAGGGTCTGATTCTTGACACAATCGGCGGGGCTCTAGCTTTTCTTGTCTCTGGCATGTCACCACGTACCTCCatcttctttttctcatttGCTACGATCAAGACGGTTGATGATCATTGCGGACTATGGTTGCCCGGAAATCTCTTACATATCTTCTTTAAAAACAACTCCGCTTACCATGATATCCATCACCAGCTTTATGGGATCAAGTATAATTATTCACAGCCTTTCTTTGTGACGTGGGATAGGATACTTGGTACTTACATGCCATATGAACTTGAGAGGAGACCGGAAGGAGGTTTTGAAGCCAAGCCTGTTAAAGATTGCAAGGAACATTGA